The nucleotide sequence TCGAGCCCCCTATCGTCTATGGTATGCTTCAACCTAGACAACTTGCGGTCGGATCGGTTCCCGTAATCCCTCTGGATACCGATTATGGTTTCGGCCACCTCTATGACTTTGTTCTTAGGTGCAAAACCTATGACATCGGCCAGCCGTGGGTAAGTGGCCTTGTTCCCTAGCGTACTTCCGAGTCCGCCTCCGACACAAATATTGAAACCTTTAAGCTTATTGTTTTCCTCAATGGCAATCAGCCCGAGGTCATTGGCAAAAACGTCGATATCGTTATGGGGCGGAATGGCCAGTGCGATCTTAAATTTGCGAGGCAAATAGGTGTGGTGGTAAAGGGGTTCAAAATCGGGTGTCCCCGCCACTTTTTCCTTGTCGAGCCAGATCTCGTGATAGGCCGTGGTCTTCGGAAGGAAATAATTACTTATCTCACCGGCGAGGGCATAGACCTCCTGGTGTATGGCCGATTGGTAGGGGTTGGGGTTGCACATTACATTTCGGTTCACGTCGCCACAGGTGGCAAGGGTACTCAACAAGACCTCGTTCACGGCCTGGATCGTTGGTTTTAACCCTCGCTTTAATATCCCGTGAAACTGGAAGGATTGCCTCGTGGTCAGTTTCAGTGTACCGTTGCCGTGTTCGTCGGAGAGTCCGTCGAGGGCCAACCATTGTTCAGGGGTGGTAATGCCACCAGCGGCCCTTACCCTGACCATGAACTGGTATAGGGGCTCCAATTTTTGTTGCTTACGCTCGCTCTCGAGGTCCCTGTCGTATTGTTGGTACGACCCGTGATATTTGATAAGCTTGACATCGTCGGGGTCTAAGGCCCCGGTCAAACGATCCTTTAGGCTTTCCTTTATGCTTCCCCTAAGAAAGTCACTTTTATCTTTGATATGTTCGTCTTCCGACAGATTATCTTGTGCAAATTGTTTGTCCATACTTGTATTTTACGGGCTGTTGCTACCAATACCCGACCGAGTTAATAAATATCCGCTTGATACCGGTTTGCCAATTGAAGGTTTTTTACATACTCTTCCGCTTTTTCAAGCGTTACGCCTCCCTGCTGCCGAATGATCTCTTTTAGGGCGAGGTCTACGTCCTTGGCCATTTTTTGGGCATCGCCACAAACATAAAAATGGGCGCCGTTTTCCAGCCAATCGAACAATTCCTTGCCATTTTCCAACATCCTGTGTTGCACGTACTGTTTTTGTTCCTGATCTCGGGAAAAGGCCACATCGGCCTTGGTCAGCACCCCTTCTTTCAGGTATTGTTGCCATTCGGTTTGGTATAGGAAGTCGGTGGTAAAATTCCGATCTCCGAAGAAAAGCCACGAAGGCCTTCTATTTTCGGATACCTCAAGATGCTGCATAAAGGCCCTAAAAGGGGCAACCCCCGTACCAGGACCTACCATTATGACAGGGGCATCAGGATTTTCCGGAAGCTTAAAACGGGTGTTCCTGTCCACAAATACCTCCACCTTGTCGCCCACTTCCAAGCGGTCGGCAATGGTAGTTGAACAGAGCCCTTCCTTATCCCTTCCATAAGCTTGATAGCGCACTACCGACACCAATAGGTGCACTTCGTCTTCTACCGCCTCTTGCGAAGAAGCGATCGAATACATACGCGGGGTATTTTTCCGTAAGACCGAAATCAGTTCCTTGGCCGAAAAACCGTGGGCTTCCTCTTTTATCAAATCCAAGATATCGCGTCCCTGGAGGTATTCAGGAACCAAGCTAGGGTCCGCCAAGATGTTCTTTAATCGTGCACTGTCAGTCAACTCGGCATATTTCGATAGGGTGGTTTTGGTCAACGGGGTGAGTTCATAATCATAGGTAAGGGCATCGCGCAAGGTTTTTTCCCCTGCATGGCTTTCCACCAATTCTTCGCCCGAAAGGTTTGTTGCCTCTAAAACGGACTGGACAAATTTGGGGGAATTGCTGCCGTATACGCCCAAAGCATCCCCAGGCTCATACTTTAGGCCCGAACCTTCCAGGTCCAATTCAATATGTACCGTCTCTTTTGAGGAGCCTTTTCCGTTAAGGTTTATCTTTTCCAAAACCGTCGCCTCAAAGCGGTTTTTCCGGGAGTACTTCACCTCCCCGACCGTTGCGGTTTCATTGCTCGGCTCAGTTGGGGTGCCCGTTTCGGGAGTTAACTTTACAAGGCTGTCCAAAAGTGTTTTTTGCCAG is from Zobellia galactanivorans and encodes:
- the cysI gene encoding assimilatory sulfite reductase (NADPH) hemoprotein subunit, which codes for MDKQFAQDNLSEDEHIKDKSDFLRGSIKESLKDRLTGALDPDDVKLIKYHGSYQQYDRDLESERKQQKLEPLYQFMVRVRAAGGITTPEQWLALDGLSDEHGNGTLKLTTRQSFQFHGILKRGLKPTIQAVNEVLLSTLATCGDVNRNVMCNPNPYQSAIHQEVYALAGEISNYFLPKTTAYHEIWLDKEKVAGTPDFEPLYHHTYLPRKFKIALAIPPHNDIDVFANDLGLIAIEENNKLKGFNICVGGGLGSTLGNKATYPRLADVIGFAPKNKVIEVAETIIGIQRDYGNRSDRKLSRLKHTIDDRGLEWFVSELNTRLGWKLQSPKPYRFVSNGDTYGWLKGVNQKWFYTLFVEHGRVKNEEGYTLKEALREIAHIHKGDFRLTGNQNLIIGNVEEKDKEGIEAILRNHGIKDHRKLTGLRKNSMACVALGTCGLAFAESERYLPSLIDKLDVIMRKHGLEEDEINIRMTGCPNNCARSSLGEIGFVGRAIGRYNLYLGASHNGDRLNSLYKEMLSEEDILAELEPIIAAYAQEREAKETFGDFVIRKEIVETSHRPLQLLQ
- a CDS encoding assimilatory sulfite reductase (NADPH) flavoprotein subunit produces the protein MELKKGLERGPFNDRQAEKLSEALSGLDTEQLSWLSGYFSGLGQTSATTVAVTDTNVGIPAQALAEAKPEKLNILFGTHTGNSEALAQNLALEAKERGVEVEVSDMASFKTRDLKKIKNLAVIVSTHGLGEPPVQAEDLHKYLHGKKAPDLSHLNFSVLALGDSSYVDFCQTGKDFDAVLEKLGAKRLAPRQDCDVDYGETAEAWQKTLLDSLVKLTPETGTPTEPSNETATVGEVKYSRKNRFEATVLEKINLNGKGSSKETVHIELDLEGSGLKYEPGDALGVYGSNSPKFVQSVLEATNLSGEELVESHAGEKTLRDALTYDYELTPLTKTTLSKYAELTDSARLKNILADPSLVPEYLQGRDILDLIKEEAHGFSAKELISVLRKNTPRMYSIASSQEAVEDEVHLLVSVVRYQAYGRDKEGLCSTTIADRLEVGDKVEVFVDRNTRFKLPENPDAPVIMVGPGTGVAPFRAFMQHLEVSENRRPSWLFFGDRNFTTDFLYQTEWQQYLKEGVLTKADVAFSRDQEQKQYVQHRMLENGKELFDWLENGAHFYVCGDAQKMAKDVDLALKEIIRQQGGVTLEKAEEYVKNLQLANRYQADIY